The window CCACGAAGGATGCCGGAACCATCGCCGGGCTGAACGTGCTCCGGGTGGTAAACGAACCCACGGCGGCAGCCCTCGCCTACGGCCTGGAGAAGCAGAAGGAACAGAAGATCATGGTGTTCGACCTCGGCGGCGGCACCTTCGACGTATCCATCCTCGACATAGGCGACGGCGTGGTGGAAGTGCTCGCCACGTCGGGAGACACCCATCTCGGAGGCGACGACTTCGACAAGGTGGTAGTGGACTGGATCGCCGACGAGTTCAAAAAGGAGAACGGTATCGACCTCCGGAAGGACAAACAGGCCCTGCAGAGACTCTACGAGGGTGCGGAGAAGGCGAAGTGCGAGCTTTCGTCCCGTGCCTCCACGGAAGTCAGCCTCCCCTTCATTACCGCCGACGCCAACGGGCCGAAACACCTCAGCATGACAGTCACCAGGGCGAAGTTCGACCAGCTCACCGCCCCTCTGGTGGAGCGCTGCGTGGCTCCCGTGAAGGACGCCCTTTCGGCAGCGAAGCTCACGGAAAAGGACATCGACGAGGTGGTTCTCGTGGGCGGATCGACACGAATTCCCGCTGTGCAGGACCTGGTCCGGAAGCTCACCGGCGGAAAACAGCCCAACATGTCGGTGAATCCCGATGAGGTGGTGGCCGTGGGCGCGGCTGTCCAGGCCGGCATAATCAGCGGAGAGATGAAGGATGTGCTGCTTCTGGACGTGATCCCCCTTTCCCTGGGGGTTGAGACCATGGGCGGCGTGATGACGAAGCTCATCGAGAAAAATGCCACCATTCCCTGCAAGAAGGCGGAGATTTTCTCCACGGCGGCGGACAATCAGCCGGCAGTGGACATCGTGGTGCTCCAGGGCGAGCGGGAGATGGCGGCGGACAACCGGATCCTCGGCAACTTCAAGCTGGAGGGTATCCGCCAGGCGCCCCGGGGGCTGCCCCAGATCGAAGTCACCTTCGACGTGGACGCCAACGGCATTCTCAATGTGAGCGCCCGGGACCGGGACACCGGCAAGGAGCAGCGGATCACCATCAACGGATCCACCAATCTCGACACGGCGGAAGTGGAGCGGATGATCCGGGAAGCCCGGGAACATTCCGCCGAGGACCGGAAGAAAAAGGACCTTGCCGAAGCCCGGAACGATCTGGAGGCTTCCGTCTACCAGCTTGAGAAGATGCTGGAGCAGGGCGGGGCGAACGTGCCGGAAAACGAAAAGGCCCGGGCACGCTCCCTGGCGGAGGATGGCAGGTCCGCTCTCGCCAGGCACGACGGGTCTCTCGAATCCCTGAAAGTGGCCGCTTCCGACGTGAAACAGATGATCCAGATCCTGTCGTCCTCGTCCGCCCAGGGGCCGGAACCCCAACCCGCTTCGTCGGCAAGGGAAGACGACAGCGTGGTGGACGCGGAGTTCACCGACGGGTCCGGAGGAGGATGCTGAGGCGTCTGATGCCGTCTCCGTGAGAGACAGGTCCCCAATCCGGCACAGGGCCGGTTTTTCATAGACCGAAGCCTGCGGGCAACTGCAAATTGCCCGCAGGCTTTTTTGCGGTTATACTTGGCTGGAAAATTCCGGAGGTGACCAAATGTCATTGACTTTTACCCCCTTGTCCATAGATATGCGGAATGATTATTCCGCCCTGTTCGATCTCTGTTCCGGCAAGACGTCCGACTATACCTTCGTCAACATCTGGGCCTGGTCCGACGAGCGGCAGTATGAACTGGCCCGTGCCCACGGCCTGTTCTGGCCCCGCATCAACCGTCCCTCACCCGTCCTCTGGGCGCCTGTGGGAAACTGGGAGACCGCCGACTGGGAGCGGATTCTGCCCGACCTTTTTCCGGACGGAGCGGAGTTTCACAGAGTGCCCGAAGAACTTGCGGCTCTCTGGTCCGAACGGTTCGGCGGGCG of the Aminivibrio pyruvatiphilus genome contains:
- the dnaK gene encoding molecular chaperone DnaK, which gives rise to MKKAVGIDLGTTNSVIAVIEGGSPEVVANAEGGRTTPSVVAFTREGDRLVGSLAKRQATLNPDGTLFSVKRFIGRKYNEVGSELKIVPYKVTEGPNGAVRFSVNGKEYAPEEISASVLKKLVTDASAYLGEKITDVVITVPAYFNDAQRQATKDAGTIAGLNVLRVVNEPTAAALAYGLEKQKEQKIMVFDLGGGTFDVSILDIGDGVVEVLATSGDTHLGGDDFDKVVVDWIADEFKKENGIDLRKDKQALQRLYEGAEKAKCELSSRASTEVSLPFITADANGPKHLSMTVTRAKFDQLTAPLVERCVAPVKDALSAAKLTEKDIDEVVLVGGSTRIPAVQDLVRKLTGGKQPNMSVNPDEVVAVGAAVQAGIISGEMKDVLLLDVIPLSLGVETMGGVMTKLIEKNATIPCKKAEIFSTAADNQPAVDIVVLQGEREMAADNRILGNFKLEGIRQAPRGLPQIEVTFDVDANGILNVSARDRDTGKEQRITINGSTNLDTAEVERMIREAREHSAEDRKKKDLAEARNDLEASVYQLEKMLEQGGANVPENEKARARSLAEDGRSALARHDGSLESLKVAASDVKQMIQILSSSSAQGPEPQPASSAREDDSVVDAEFTDGSGGGC